ATATAGTTTATATTGCTGGATTAAATAATCAAAAAATTCAAATATTTTCTAGTTTAGGGCAAGAAGTTACTAGTTCAGTAAACATAAATTACAACAACAATAATTGTCAAGCAGATTTAAGTTGGTTAACTGATGGTATATACTTTATTAAAACACCAACAGAAATGCTTAAAGTAATTAAAAGAAGTTTTTAATAGTAAAATTTGAATAGTTATCTACTCAACCCAAAACTAATCTCTCTTTGATTAAATGCTTCAATGCCATTCGTTGTTTCAATTAATAACTGACCGTGTTCATTTACACCAATAATTTTTCCATTGATTATAGATTCTTTATACATAAAACTATGAGTAATATTTTTTAAATATAAATTAAATTCATATTTTTTTTGAAGTTCAGGTTTACTATAATCACTCATATACCAATTTTCAATGTGCACTAAAAGTGTTTGCAAAACAGTGTTTAAATCAAAGCTAGTTTTTTCTACTATTTGCATACTAGTAGCCAATGTCAAATCAAGAAAATGAGTCTGATTTACATTTAAACCAATTCCAATAACAGACTTAGTAATAAATTGACCACTAATCGTATTCTCAATTAAAATACCAGCAATTTTTTTTTCATCAACATAAATATCATTCGGCCATTTTATTTGAATTAGTTGATTATTTAAATATTGTTTAAGCGTTGCCACTACAGCAAGAGCAACTTTCATATTTAGCATAAAATGATTTATTGCCAATAATTTATCAGGAAAATAAATAATACTTGCCGTTATATTTTTTCTAGCTTCACTCTTCCAAATATTAGTCCCTTGTCCTCTTCCATTTAACTGTTCATCTGCCAAAATTACAGTTCCATTTTTTGGAGTAGTTTTTGCTAGTAATTCTTTTGCATAGGTATTAGTACTATCAATTTGTTGCAAATGAATTAAACTTTTGCCTGTAAATTTGGTTTTATAAATAAATAATGCCAAAATGATTATTTTTGGAAAGTTAATAAGAAGTAATTGGAAATAAAAAGAAAGCAAAACAAATCATCAATCACAGAAAGTGAAATGCTAAATAATACTTTAGTAACACTTTTGCAAGATAAAAAAGCCAACGAAATTGTTAGCTTAGATTTAAGACAAATTCCAGAAGCAATTGCAGATTTCTATATCATTTGCCATGGAACAAGTACTACGCAAACCAGAGCTATGATTGACTATGTAGAGCAGGAAATGAAAACGCAATATCAAACCAATGCACTGCATACAGAAGGCAAACAAAATGGCGAATGGTGTTTGATTGATTTTGGTGAAGTAATTATACATGTTTTTATAGAAGAAAAAAGAGAACTGTATCAATTAGAAGACCTATGGCAAGATGCAGAAAGAATAGATTATAATTAAAAAATAAATATACAACTAATGGATTTTAACCCAGAAAATGATAATAACAACAATAATAAAAAGAACAAAAAAGGTGGTTTTAATGGTTATTGGATTTTTGGAATTTTAATAGTAGTACTTCTAGCAACACAAATGTTGTCTATGAATACCAAAATTGGAGAGATTACCGAAGATCAATTTTTCTTAGAATATTTACCAAGTAACGATGTTCAAAAAATACTTATCGTTAACCAAAACGAAGTAGAAGTTTTTATTAAAGAAGATTCACTTGCAAAAAAACAATATGCAGAAGTTAAAGATACAAAGTTTGGAAATGCTAATTTAGGACCACACTATAAGTTTCAGCTAACTTCGGTAGATGCATTTAAAAGTAAACTCGACAAACTACAAGAAGGCAAACCATTAGAAGAAATGGTGCTAGTAAAAAATGAAAACAGAAAAAGTTTCTTTGATATTTTTCTAATGTATTCGCCACTATTAATTATTGTAGCAATTTGGTTTTTCTTAATGCGTAGAGCAACTGGTGGAATGCCTGGTGCTGGTGGTCAAATTTTTAATATCGGAAGATCTAAAGCAGCACTACACGATAAAGATACCAAAGTAACCATCACTTTTGATGATGTTGCAGGACTAGATGAAGCGAAAGAAGAAGTTAAAGAAATTGTCGACTTTCTTAAAAATCCAAAGAAATATACAACACTTGGAGCTAAGATTCCAAAAGGAGCACTGCTTGTTGGTCCTCCAGGAACTGGTAAAACTTTATTAGCAAAAGCAGTTGCTGGCGAAGCTCAAGTGCCATTCTTTTCTATCTCTGGTTCCGATTTCGTAGAGATGTTTGTAGGTGTTGGAGCATCAAGAGTAAGAGATTTATTTAAACAAGCAAGAGAAAAAGCACCTTGTATTATTTTTATCGATGAGATTGATGCAGTAGGTAGAGCTAGAGGCAAAAACATGATGCAAAGTAATGACGAAAGAGAAAATACACTCAATCAGTTACTAGTAGAAATGGACGGTTTTGCTGGCGATAAAGGCATTATTCTTTTAGCTGCAACCAACAGACCAGATGTATTAGATGCTGCTTTATTAAGACCTGGAAGATTTGATAGACAAATTTCTATTGATAAACCAGATCAAAAAGGTAGAGAGCAAATCTTTAAAGTGCATTTAAAAATATTAACTTCTTTGGCTAGCGATGTTACTGCTGATAAATTAGCAGCTTTAACACCAGGATTTGCTGGAGCAGAAATTGCCAATGTATGTAATGAAGCGGCTTTAATTGCTGCTAGAAAAAATAAAACAGCAGTCGATTTAGACGATTTTCATAATGCTATAGATCGTTCTATTGGTGGATTAGAGAAGAAGAACAAAATCATTTCACCACAAGAAAAAGAAATTATTGCATTTCACGAAGCTGGTCACGCTATTTGTGGTTGGTATTTAGAACACGCACATCCTTTATTAAAAGTAACTATTATTCCAAGAGGAATTGCAGCATTAGGTTATGCTCAATATTTACCAAAAGAACAATATTTATATAGAACAGAGCAACTATACGACGAGATTTGTATGACACTTGGTGGACGAGCTGCCGAAGAAATTGTATTTGGCAAAATATCTACTGGTGCACAAAACGACTTACAACGCATTACGCAATTGTGTTATGCTATGGTAACTGTTTATGGTATGAACGATACCATAGGCAATGTTTCTTTTTACGATCCACAAAACGACAATCCATTTACTAAGCCATATTCCGAAGAAACTTCTAGAGAGATAGACCAACAAGTTCGTAAGATGATTAATGAAATGTACGAAAGAACTAAAAAACTACTTACAGAAAAAAGAACAGAATTAGATTTATTAGCAAGAAGATTATTAGAAAAAGAAATATTATTTAAAGCAGACCTAGAAAATTTAATTGGCAAGCGACCTTTTGAAGAAGAAGATATAATTCCAACTACAGAGAAAGAATTAATAGCAGAAGAAAAGAAAGTAGAACAACAAATAGAAAACATTACACAAGAAGAAAATAAAGTGTAGTATTGGTCATCTTTAGCGAAGCAAAACATCTAAATTATAATGGTCGGTTTTTTTACCGACCATTTTTTATTTATTCAAGAATATTGTTTGGTTCGTATTTTATAGCTAAATCAACATAAAGCGTCATTCCTTCGAAAGAAGGAATCTATGAACTCCTTTATTATACTTCGGTGATAGTTTTTTATATCGTGACAAATTATTAATGCTTAAACATAAATAACTTTAGTATTAATAATATAGTAATTAATAAAAAGACGCGTCTTTACGAGCGAATGAAAGTAGCGAAGTAATCTATCTTTTTTGTGGTTTATAGTTTTGAGATAACTTCAATTTTTTCGTATCTCAAAAATTTTGTAATAATGATTAGTATGAGTTAATTATATAGAATTTTTAGCTATAATTTAGTTTGTTCTAACTACAATTTCCTTCTAGTAAAACAGATTGATAGCAATCTTCGTACATAGGTACTATTTTTTCTATGCTAAATTTTTTAGCTTGTTGATAGGCATTCTTTCTAAACTGTTGTAGTAGCTCATCATTGCTTAATAACTCTATCGACTTTTGTGCCATTGCATCTACATCACCAATATCACAAACAAAACCAGTTTTTCCATCTATATTAACTTCAGCAATTCCACCAGCATTTGATGACACAACTGGCACTTCGCAAGCCATAGCTTCTAGTGCAGCCAAACCAAAGCTTTCACTTGCAGATGGCATTAAAAACAAATCGGCAACTGCTAACAATTCTTCTACTGCATCTTGCTTGCCTAAAAATCGTACATCGTTAATATTACAATTTTGTCGTACTAAAAGCTCTATGTTTTGTCGTTCTGGTCCATCACCAATTAATAATAATTTAGCTGGAATTTGTTCTACGATTTTACAATACACTTTTACAACATCATCTACTCTTTTTACTTTTCTAAAGTTAGAAGTATGCACTACAATTTTTTCACCGTTTGGAGCAATCGCTTTTTTAAAATGCTCTTTATTGGTTTTCTTAAATCGAGAAAAATCAATAAAATTTGGAATGACTTTAATATCTTTTTCAATCTCAAAAAGCGATAGTGTATCTTGTTTTAAACTTTCAGAAACAGCTGTAACACCACACGATTTATTGATAGAATAAGTTACAACTGGTTCGTAAGTTGGATCTTTTCCTACAAGTGTTATATCAGTTCCATGAAGCGTAGTAATTACAGGAACGCTTTTGCCTTTAGTCAGCAAAATTTGTCGTGCCATATACGCAGCAGATGCATGTGGAATAGCATAATGCACATGAAAAATATCTAGGTTGGCATTGAGTGCTACATCGACTAATTTACTAGCCAAAGCAGTTTCGTAAGGTGCAAAATCAAACAAAGGATAATCTCTTAATCGCACTTCATGATAGTAAATGTTTTCGTTAAAAGTTTCCATGAGTCGAGCTGGTTCTTTGTAAGTAACAAAGTGTACTTGATGACCATTATTAGCTAATGCTTTACCAAGTTCAGTAGCCACCACACCACTTCCGCCATAAGTTGGATAACACGCAATTCCGATATTCATAGTGCGAAGATAATTTTAATTTACTCCTTATTAAAACAAAATACTGGAATCTAAGTTCATTTGTTGTTAGAACGCTATACAAATAGCTATCTAAAAGTATTAAGGATATAGGACTTTAGTTCTAGCTGTAGAAATTTATTTTATAGAGAAATAAACTTTACAA
Above is a genomic segment from Chitinophagales bacterium containing:
- a CDS encoding biotin--[acetyl-CoA-carboxylase] ligase, translating into MALFIYKTKFTGKSLIHLQQIDSTNTYAKELLAKTTPKNGTVILADEQLNGRGQGTNIWKSEARKNITASIIYFPDKLLAINHFMLNMKVALAVVATLKQYLNNQLIQIKWPNDIYVDEKKIAGILIENTISGQFITKSVIGIGLNVNQTHFLDLTLATSMQIVEKTSFDLNTVLQTLLVHIENWYMSDYSKPELQKKYEFNLYLKNITHSFMYKESIINGKIIGVNEHGQLLIETTNGIEAFNQREISFGLSR
- the rsfS gene encoding ribosome silencing factor, which translates into the protein MEIKRKQNKSSITESEMLNNTLVTLLQDKKANEIVSLDLRQIPEAIADFYIICHGTSTTQTRAMIDYVEQEMKTQYQTNALHTEGKQNGEWCLIDFGEVIIHVFIEEKRELYQLEDLWQDAERIDYN
- a CDS encoding ATP-dependent zinc metalloprotease FtsH, producing MDFNPENDNNNNNKKNKKGGFNGYWIFGILIVVLLATQMLSMNTKIGEITEDQFFLEYLPSNDVQKILIVNQNEVEVFIKEDSLAKKQYAEVKDTKFGNANLGPHYKFQLTSVDAFKSKLDKLQEGKPLEEMVLVKNENRKSFFDIFLMYSPLLIIVAIWFFLMRRATGGMPGAGGQIFNIGRSKAALHDKDTKVTITFDDVAGLDEAKEEVKEIVDFLKNPKKYTTLGAKIPKGALLVGPPGTGKTLLAKAVAGEAQVPFFSISGSDFVEMFVGVGASRVRDLFKQAREKAPCIIFIDEIDAVGRARGKNMMQSNDERENTLNQLLVEMDGFAGDKGIILLAATNRPDVLDAALLRPGRFDRQISIDKPDQKGREQIFKVHLKILTSLASDVTADKLAALTPGFAGAEIANVCNEAALIAARKNKTAVDLDDFHNAIDRSIGGLEKKNKIISPQEKEIIAFHEAGHAICGWYLEHAHPLLKVTIIPRGIAALGYAQYLPKEQYLYRTEQLYDEICMTLGGRAAEEIVFGKISTGAQNDLQRITQLCYAMVTVYGMNDTIGNVSFYDPQNDNPFTKPYSEETSREIDQQVRKMINEMYERTKKLLTEKRTELDLLARRLLEKEILFKADLENLIGKRPFEEEDIIPTTEKELIAEEKKVEQQIENITQEENKV
- the bshA gene encoding N-acetyl-alpha-D-glucosaminyl L-malate synthase BshA; this translates as MNIGIACYPTYGGSGVVATELGKALANNGHQVHFVTYKEPARLMETFNENIYYHEVRLRDYPLFDFAPYETALASKLVDVALNANLDIFHVHYAIPHASAAYMARQILLTKGKSVPVITTLHGTDITLVGKDPTYEPVVTYSINKSCGVTAVSESLKQDTLSLFEIEKDIKVIPNFIDFSRFKKTNKEHFKKAIAPNGEKIVVHTSNFRKVKRVDDVVKVYCKIVEQIPAKLLLIGDGPERQNIELLVRQNCNINDVRFLGKQDAVEELLAVADLFLMPSASESFGLAALEAMACEVPVVSSNAGGIAEVNIDGKTGFVCDIGDVDAMAQKSIELLSNDELLQQFRKNAYQQAKKFSIEKIVPMYEDCYQSVLLEGNCS